The following proteins are co-located in the Larus michahellis chromosome 9, bLarMic1.1, whole genome shotgun sequence genome:
- the EOLA2 gene encoding protein EOLA2, with the protein MKFGCLSFRQPYAGLVLNKVKTVETRWRPVLAGYKNCTVAIHIAVKDWEDETWRAILLNRFGMTPKQVQDLLDKGEKFGRGVIAGLIDIGETSLYPENLPSEKILELENKAVLSNLEQKYLTVVSNPRWLLEPIPAKGRRGVWQVDIPEELIPSEA; encoded by the exons ATGAAATTTGGTTGCCTTTCCTTCCGGCAGCCCTATGCAGGGTTAGTTTTAAACAAAGTCAAAACAGTAGAGACTCGCTGGCGTCCCGTGCTCGCAGGCTACAAGAACTGCACCGTTGCTATTCATATAGCTGTTAAGGACTGGGAAGATGAAACCTGGAGAGCGATTCTTTTGAATAGGTTCGGTATGACACCAAAACAAGTGCAAGATTTGTtggataaaggagaaaaatttgGCAGAGGAGTTATTGCAG GATTAATTGACATTGGAGAGACATCGCTATATCCAGAAAACTTGCCTTCTGAAAAGATTCTGGAGCTAGAAAACAAAGCTGTTCTCAGTAATCTAGAACAGAAATATTTGACTGTTGTTTCAAATCCAAGATGGCTCCTGGAACCGATTCCTGCCAAGGGCAGAAGAGGTGTGTGGCAGGTGGACATCCCTGAAGAACTGATCCCTTCAGAAGCATAG
- the TMEM185A gene encoding transmembrane protein 185A isoform X2: MVIVGASVGTGVWARNPQYRAEGETCVEFKAMLIAVGIHLLLLMFEVLVCDRIERGTHFWLLVFMPLFFVSPVSVAACVWGFRHDRSLELEILCSVNILQFIFIALRLDEIIRWPWLVVCVPLWILMSFLCLVVLYYIVWSVLFLRSMDVIAEQRRTHITMAVSWMTIVVPLLTFEILLVHRLDGHNSFSFIPIFVPLWLSLITLMATTFGQKGGNHWWFGIRKDFCQFLLEIFPFLREYGNISYDLHHEDNEETEETPLPEPPKIAPMFRKKTGVVITQSPGKYVIPPPKLNIDMPD, encoded by the exons ATGGTGATTGTTGGTGCCTCAGTGGGAACAGGAGTATGGGCTCGAAACCCACAGTATCG AGCAGAAGGAGAAACCTGTGTGGAATTCAAAGCTATGTTAATTGCAGTAGGCATCCACCTGCTGCTCCTGATGTTTGAGGTTCTGGTGTGTGACAGGATTGAAAGAGGAACCCATTTCTGGCTTCTGGTCTTTATGCCATTATTCTTTGTATCTCCGGTGTCCGTTGCAGCTTGTGTGTGGGGATTCCGACATGACAGGTCTCTGGAG ctgGAAATCTTGTGTTCAGTCAATATTCTACAGTTCATATTTATTGCACTCAGACTAGACGAGATCATCAGATGGCCGTGGCTT gtgGTTTGTGTTCCGCTGTGGATCTTGATGTCCTTTCTGTGTCTAGTAGTGCTCTATTACATTGTATGGTCTGTTCTATTCTTGCGCTCTATGGATGTGATTGCTGAGCAAAGGAGGACACACATAACAATGGCTGTCAGCTGGATGACAATTGTAGTTCCGCTGCTCACGTTTGAG aTCTTACTAGTACACAGACTGGATGggcataattctttttcttttatacccATATTTGTTCCTCTCTGGCTTTCATTGATAACTTTAATGGCAACAACATTTGGACAAAAAGGAGGAAATCAct ggTGGTTTGGAATTCGCAAAGACTTTTGCCAGTTCCTACTTGAAATTTTCCCATTCTTGCGAGAATATGGCAATATTTCTTATGATCTTCATCATGAAGATAATGAGGAAACGGAAGAAACGCCACTGCCTGAACCACCAAAAATTGCACCAATGTTTCGAAAAAAGACTGGAGTGGTCATTACACAGAGTCCTGGAAAATACGTGATTCCACCTCCCAAGTTAAACATTGATATGCCAGATTAA
- the TMEM185A gene encoding transmembrane protein 185A isoform X1, which yields MNLRGLFQDFNPSKFLIYACLLLFSVLLSLRLDDKIQWSYWAVFAPIWLWKLMVIVGASVGTGVWARNPQYRAEGETCVEFKAMLIAVGIHLLLLMFEVLVCDRIERGTHFWLLVFMPLFFVSPVSVAACVWGFRHDRSLELEILCSVNILQFIFIALRLDEIIRWPWLVVCVPLWILMSFLCLVVLYYIVWSVLFLRSMDVIAEQRRTHITMAVSWMTIVVPLLTFEILLVHRLDGHNSFSFIPIFVPLWLSLITLMATTFGQKGGNHWWFGIRKDFCQFLLEIFPFLREYGNISYDLHHEDNEETEETPLPEPPKIAPMFRKKTGVVITQSPGKYVIPPPKLNIDMPD from the exons ATGAACCTGCGCGGCTTGTTCCAGGATTTCAACCCCAG cAAATTTCTTATTTATGCCtgcctgctgcttttttctgtgttgctcTCCCTACGTCTGGATGACAAAATTCAGTGGAGTTACTGGGCCGTATTTGCTCCAATATGGCTATGGAAGTTAATGGTGATTGTTGGTGCCTCAGTGGGAACAGGAGTATGGGCTCGAAACCCACAGTATCG AGCAGAAGGAGAAACCTGTGTGGAATTCAAAGCTATGTTAATTGCAGTAGGCATCCACCTGCTGCTCCTGATGTTTGAGGTTCTGGTGTGTGACAGGATTGAAAGAGGAACCCATTTCTGGCTTCTGGTCTTTATGCCATTATTCTTTGTATCTCCGGTGTCCGTTGCAGCTTGTGTGTGGGGATTCCGACATGACAGGTCTCTGGAG ctgGAAATCTTGTGTTCAGTCAATATTCTACAGTTCATATTTATTGCACTCAGACTAGACGAGATCATCAGATGGCCGTGGCTT gtgGTTTGTGTTCCGCTGTGGATCTTGATGTCCTTTCTGTGTCTAGTAGTGCTCTATTACATTGTATGGTCTGTTCTATTCTTGCGCTCTATGGATGTGATTGCTGAGCAAAGGAGGACACACATAACAATGGCTGTCAGCTGGATGACAATTGTAGTTCCGCTGCTCACGTTTGAG aTCTTACTAGTACACAGACTGGATGggcataattctttttcttttatacccATATTTGTTCCTCTCTGGCTTTCATTGATAACTTTAATGGCAACAACATTTGGACAAAAAGGAGGAAATCAct ggTGGTTTGGAATTCGCAAAGACTTTTGCCAGTTCCTACTTGAAATTTTCCCATTCTTGCGAGAATATGGCAATATTTCTTATGATCTTCATCATGAAGATAATGAGGAAACGGAAGAAACGCCACTGCCTGAACCACCAAAAATTGCACCAATGTTTCGAAAAAAGACTGGAGTGGTCATTACACAGAGTCCTGGAAAATACGTGATTCCACCTCCCAAGTTAAACATTGATATGCCAGATTAA